The Pecten maximus chromosome 6, xPecMax1.1, whole genome shotgun sequence DNA window GATTCTTTACAAAAACTTATATGTTTGACGCCTTCTAAAGATGACGTTAATACAGCAAATTGTACTACTATTATAACTACGTTATTCGGTTTtcgatatataaatatatagtcaGTATGCATTAGTCTCAGAGCTTATAGTAACACAATGTACACTTAAGTTAAGACATGCCTGGCTGTAAGAACACATTTTCAGTGTTATAATGATTGTATTGTTATGTTTGGtgatttattttaatatctATCATGTCTTACCTTTCTTCCAAATTCTCTAGAACGGATAAACTCCGAGACAGGTGTGCCCTTTCTCACTAGGATATGGAGGTTTGATCCACGATAGCATACTTCGACTAATATCATCCCTCTCCTCTGTCTTCCTAACCGATCAATACCACCAAATAGATTCGCTGATATTCAGAAATAAAATAAGATGATAGGTATATGGCACATGGATGGCTTTGTTTAATAATATGAGTATTCGATTTTATAAGTGTTTTGCATGTATGACTTACATTATGataaacatatttctgtcacatttattatatatatttttattatatatgtatatgcaatATTTCAATGCATTGCCTGCATGTAAAACGTTCAGgttattttatacatatatctgaGGTGTGAATTCTGAATTACGTACTTTATATGAATTAATGCGGATAAAGGACATTTCAGAACGAAGTATAAAAGACATTTCAGAACGAATTGATTTGGGGCACTGTATTCAGCATGATTTCAGTACGTTTACTTTTAATTTCACATCAATTATTTCCTAGGGCCTTTCCTTATAAGTTTGTCCTACCCGAACATGCTTCCTCGCCGTTCAAATCTTCCGTAGCATCCCTGTAATCCGTATTCCTCCTCTCACTAACAGCCTCCCTGTTATCCGCACCATTTAAGTTTACCGCACCATCCCTGTTGTCATCTCTCTTAAACGATTACACAAAAGACAGGTCTGATGACGTATTTAGTTACACAACACATGGCGCATAATGATTAAAGAAAagcatcacacagctgtttcaaCCTTCTAGAACTTCTAGAGATGCAGGGACCAAGTATGTGCAATTCCAAAAGAGAAATCATaaacaattgaaatatgttgatgCAACTCAATGTCTCCGCACCCCGCTATATTTCCACCCCCACAAAAGCAATATAAACCGTATTAAGCTATGTGGCGGTAATTGAAGCTTGTGaataaatatctacataatTATGGTCGTGCATTTtgcttagtaaaaaaaaatacttggTATTGGCAAAGAAATGCCTCCCCAACCAGCCCCCGCTAataatagtaacagtgaccttgtcaAGTGACCTCAAATCCCTTAAATTTGCACTTAATCATTCATATTTTTAAGGTTACAAACCAACTTCAACGTAAATACATGGAGCATCACTGAAAAACGTGCAGGAAATTTTGTGTGGACGGACTGGTAGACAAATAGACAGACGTACGTGGAGGAAACGTATAGTATCCCGGTTGGATTATACATTGTGAAAACATCATGGCCACCCAACCGAGTACAGTTTTCACCTTTATAAACATATTTCGAAGTAcagaacatatattttaaaCTCGAAGAAAATGCAACACCTTCTTACACTGAACATTAAGCTCAACAGTTTACCGAATACCAATAGGCAGTGTGAGCAAGTCAAACGGTTGGGAAAGTGGTCCTAGTTCATTGCAAAAGGTTAAGAGCAGTTTTACCACTTTTCGACCCCCACAAAAGCCCTTAAAActtgtttaattttattttttattcagttttccagcaatacaatatacttatatatatatatgtaaacataaatgacacaACCGGTTGAATATCGGTAACGTTTTCAAGCCGTGTATCGGCTATCTTCAGGCGATTACTTTTTAACGCTTAGTAACAACATTATGACGCAAtacaatcaataacataatgGTGAGGTAATAATTACGTTACTGTATTTTAATGTGTAACGACACCCAATTTCTAACCATTGAGTGCCGGTTTGAAAAGTTTAACAAATATTTCTTCCTTGCATATTCGCTTTGTAGCATTATACTCGGGCATCTTGTGAAATGGATATACACGGAATGTTCACTTAGCGGAATTTTACGTGTTTCGGGCGTAAGCATTTGTTGTCTGTGAACGCGGATTCTTTCCGACAGAGCATTTCCCGTTTGTCCGATATAATATTCGCGGCAAGTAGCACAGACAATACAGTAAATTAAATTCTTGCTTTTACAAGTTAAGTCACTGTTTGGTTTTATGGTTTTTCCGTTCTTTATATGCACATGTTCCACATCGTGAATCCCCGCATGCAGACACCATAAATTCCCGTTGTTCTGAAGTATCAAACTTCgcctttgttatatatatatatagttcaacttgATGATGACATTGTGAATCgcttaaatatgtaaacataaatgacacaTCAAGGCAATCACGTTAGCGATATTTAACCGGAATGGCCTtgtgtcatttatgtttacatatatatatatatatatatatatatatgatatgactGGCTCAAATTTACTGTTTCTAGTGGATAGACATTCTCAAAGACACCATACATCATCTATATAGTTAACGTTATTAATTACTTTATGACCAATTGTGTACAGAATCTTTTCAATATGTTATTATCGACACACACATCCTTACTCGTATATGTTcgcacacaaacaaacacacacttTCACTCACAATAGAAAAACCTTTAAAGCCTTTAAAACCTTGCTAAAACTATTTAACTATATGATTAAAGTCCAATTATTATCATTGTTGTTGATAATAACATTCTTCAAAAACTTGTCACGGGGACAGAAAAATCCGTGTTCTGTAGTATAACTTAATACTATGCACATGTACTCAATAACAGTCAATGATTGTTATAAGTTGTCCAATCATTGTCTCGTCAAGTATTGATAATATTACCAACTCTAAAAAGTTCCTAAGAAATTTTAATACTTTCTCTCCTATTACTACACTTAATACTCCTATTACACAGGCAGTACTCCTGGACGTGAAATCCACGTGGAATTTTTTTCACATAcaattcacgtgaaggaatattgcctgtgtagcCTATTACTAATAACAGTATACGAAAACAAAACCAGAAAAATCAGCATGGGATAAACTAGCCTTGGAAATCagccattttgataaaactagGTTGTACATTAATCGTACTAGAAATGGAAACTCATATAAGATtgataacataaataaaaatatgaataacTTTCTTTGATGACGCTACAATGCATACGACGACAATAagctatgacgtcatagttaacTAAATGGAAAATATAGCTATTTTTATTGATAGTGCAAGCATTACTTAGGTCATCTGGTACCAGGGAAATTATTGGGtaacatatatagaaataaacaatGGAATGGTATACAAACACACAGTACAGTTGTCTGTGATAAACTCTATTATCTAGGTAATGTTTAGTATAACATTTCTTACCGTTCCTACTTCTGTGGTGTTCCCGACGGGATTACGAACTCGAACACGAATGGCCGTGAAAGGATTGTTTTGGTATTGTAAATCGGCAGGAACGTCGATTTTAAGCCCTTCTCCTGTCTGATAGGCCCATATGAGACGAGGAAACACAGTTTCTCCATCATGTCGTTGAATTTGATTGTTAACATGGAGTCGCGGAGGAAGTTGcacgatatatacatgtactagtcTTATATAAGGCACAATACCTCTATCAAGAAATTGTGACAATTTTCtatattgtttaatatatttactACATGAATGTCCCAGGTAATAACGTAAATATTggatattatatttatttgattgaGACATAGTCTTCCTTCGGCTTTTCTTTCTTCTGTTTATTTCCATCAATAACCAAATACATACAATTAACTTCAGCACATGATATGTagttatcattatatatgtttctttacgtttcatattattatttttatagtaCAGGTAGGCTAACCTGTTGAATGGCCGTTTCCTTTGAACAGATGCGTTACTATTGCAATCAATTTTCACCTGAACTTGTTTGGTCACTtcatgattaagtatatttacAGCAACATATGTTTTCCTCCAAGAATTCGATATCCAGATATCCTAGAATGTTCGAAGTACTGATTCATCGATCTGATCTGAGCCAGATGAAACAAACACTTTCTGTCTTCCTGAAGGAGAAAAGAAATGGTAGAATTAAAACAGTATTGCAGTATATGTACACGGGTATATTACTGTGAAAATAAACTCGGCCAGTCTGTAAATGGTTAATACTTCCAATACCGCCTATTTACACTATATAGATCAGATTCCATGAACATTTTATCTGAACGGGTTTCAGCCAACGTTGATTTCTACAGGTCTGCCCATGACCAACCATTTACAAACGTGAAATTATGCCATTTCACTCCTGCAATTTATCTCAATATTGTACCTATATTACAATAATGAACTTTCTTTGTTACAACAAATGCGAAACAAGATGAAAACGGGCGAGATGTCTTACTGCGGGAGGAACCGGAGTACCAGGGGGAAACCCACATGGTTGACGTGTTGAAAAGAATAATCGTGATTGAACAATATGGAATCAAAATATTTACGGAACATCAGCAAGGCTTCAGAAAAGGACATCCATGTTTAACGCAATAAATAGAAGTCTTAGACAAGTGGACAGGAAAGCTTAACAAGGAAAACAATTGGGGCACTCTTTATCAAGGTTTCAAAAAAGCATTTGATACGGTCCTTCAATAAAGACTACTGGTTAAACTAGATATTTACGGAATAAGAAGCGACATGAAACACTTTAATACAGGAAACTTCGAATGGACATGGTTGAAATATACCGCACAAGTTATTGACAAGTGTACATGTTGAATAGAAAAGGTCACTCGAAAATAATGGAGAAGAATCCCACAGTAGAATATGATATTTTCCAACGCATAGATAATGCACGGAATACATTGCCTGAAAGGTGATCTCATCCTGGACAGTTACTGAATTTAAACGGAACTTACGTGAGCCAGCAATTAATGGTCATCTAAATaacaatatacacatgtacttttGTCTGTTAATAACTGAGTGGCATGTAGTTCATATGATATGGTcgtaataaacaaataattgctgtaattgtatgtgtattatgtGTGTGTGACGTGTGAATGTAAATGAAATTAAGATATACGAATGAGTGGTATCTCTTTGActgttgtattttatcattttcatttcaaaatttaaaatctgTCATTTACGACTCGTCAGTCTATTTCTTTAGCCATCATCGGATTgaatttatataggctttgcctgTTATTCGATCTTATTGACTTTAATCATCTTTGTCGataaaattgaaatcaaataaaacaatatcgtATCACACACTATTTCGAACACTGGAAGAAAGTTTCAACGGTTGAATTTGAGGTAAAAGATGCATGTTTTCAAACTCCACAATTTACTATTTGCTATTTGTCTTAAAAACAACCTTCTAACCATGATCAGAATACCTAATAATATGCCTTCTCGTATGCAGTTCGTGAACTAGGCCTGTCCCGTGTACAGTTTGTGAACTAGACTTGTCTCGTATACAATTTGTGAATACTAGGCCTATCTCGTATACAGTTTGTGAGCACTAGGCCTATCTTGTGTACAGTTTGTGAGCACTAGGCCTTTCTCGTGTACAGGTTGTAAGCACTAGGCCTAACTCGTGTACAGTTTTTGAGCACTAGGACTGTATCATATACAGTTTGTGAGTACTAGGCCTATCTTGTGTACAGTTTGGGAACTAGGCTTATCTCGTGTAGTTTGTCAGCACTAGGCTTGTCTCGTGTACAGTTTGTGAGTACTAGGCCTATCTCGTTTACAGTTTGTGAGTACTAAGCCTATCTTGTGTAAAGGTTGTGAGTACTAGGCCTATCTTGTGTACAGTTTGTGAGCACTAAGCCTATCTTGTGTACAGGTTGTGAGTACTAGGCCTATCTTGTGTACAGTTTGTGAGTACTAGGCCTATCTCGTGTACAGTTTGTGAACTAGGCTTGTCTCGTGTACAGTTTGTGAGCACTAGGCCTATCTCGTTTACAGTTTGTGAGTACTAGGCCTATCACGTGTACAGGTTGTGAGCACTAGGCCTTTCTCGTGTACAGTTTGTGAACTAGGCATGTCTCGTGTACAGTTTGTAAACTAGGCCTATCTGGTGTACAGTTTGAAAAATAGGCCTATCTCGTGTACAATTTGTGAGCACTAAGCCTTTCTTGTATACAGGTTGTGAGCACTATGCCTATCTCGTATACAGTTTGTGAGTACTAGGCATGTCTCGTGTACAGTTTGTGAGTACTAGGCATGTCTCGTGTACAGTTTGTGAGCACTAGGCCTATCTCGTGTACAGTTTGTGAGTACTATGCCTATCTGGTATATCACACTGCTGTTTCACCATTGTTTGTTTTCTAATCCTTATTACATAATATTGTACTAAGATACACGTGTGTATTTGCTCATTCGGGTTTAAGttaaagtacaaatgtaaaaaaaaacttgtacaTCAGACCACATACATGTAGACCCATGCAAACTAATCATGTACACTCGGCCATATCTATATGAAAAGAGGTTTAACTTTATTTATATGCACTGACTCCAAAGGattgatataacaatgtaatctTACTGCGCATTTAATTCATATCTTGTGTCCTTACGTCTGCTTACGTATTACTGTTCAATATACACTGATAAATACCTTAGTAGTCATACTCAGACATTGGCTGATTTTTGTGGTACTCATTTTTCATTGGAGTATCTAGCATTTCATGAAGTCAAATGGATTTATAAAGATGACAAATCTACTGGAACCCTTTCTCAAGGTAATGTACTGTCATGTTGTATCCTATACGCCTCTCTGTAAAACATATCTGAATATACAGTACCCCGGTTTGAGTCATACTTCCGTGCCCCCTTTCGTGGTAACTCTACAATACCGACTGTTATACAGGGTTTTGATATAAACAGAACACTCATTTTTCAAGTATATGAAGTTCAATCTAGTACCAACACATAATGATATTGGAGTGAAACTCTTACCACACCATTTTTGGCAATACTCTTCTCTTCCGCAATGGCCACCCTGGTAAAAATAGGTCAAACATGAAATCACAACAAacatactacaatatatatgattGTTAGAGTAACTCACCTTAGCAAAGACTAACTGCTACAACATACGGTACTACAGTAATCCAGGATAAAGTCAGGTATATTGTATCTGCGAGTATGAATGCACACCTTGTACATCCCTAGCATGAAATTCATACCCTCATAAAGAATGACCTAGTATAATTACACTTCCGCATTGTTTTTCCAACTTAAAAATATAGTTCCACTTATTCATGTccaaaacgatttttttttcacaatatcTCAAATATGCGTTATTAAATAATCATTGTTCCGTATGAAGTGATTGAGtgtttgatttcttttattattttccaAAGAGAAACAAAGAAATCCATAAATAAGTTCTGTCATTTTCTTGGAAATTGTTTATCAGTtctatttatattttatcatatttatatatatatgtgtgtgtgtgtgtgtgtgtgtgtgtgtgtgtgtgtgcagTATAGGCATGTCTGCTCTAAATAAAAGATTGTAATACATACGAAGTTAGTTCCTTTTTCGAGTAATATGTAgttaaaaatatcatttgacaTAAGGTAGTGGAAAGAGGATATTTAGTTGTTTGCcgtttattatcaaatatatttcataag harbors:
- the LOC117329205 gene encoding uncharacterized protein LOC117329205 isoform X1, which translates into the protein MKRKETYIMITTYHVLKLIVCIWLLMEINRRKKSRRKTMSQSNKYNIQYLRYYLGHSCSKYIKQYRKLSQFLDRGIVPYIRLVHVYIVQLPPRLHVNNQIQRHDGETVFPRLIWAYQTGEGLKIDVPADLQYQNNPFTAIRVRVRNPVGNTTEVGTRDDNRDGAVNLNGADNREAVSERRNTDYRDATEDLNGEEACSANLFGGIDRLGRQRRGMILVEVCYRGSNLHILVRKGTPVSEFIRSREFGRKVFDKWNIPEDHLNNMILRHGDQVIETLEIDCTLRLTTGHLDLFIQQYQRTNN
- the LOC117329205 gene encoding uncharacterized protein LOC117329205 isoform X2; this translates as MKRKETYIMITTYHVLKLIVCIWLLMEINRRKKSRRKTMSQSNKYNIQYLRYYLGHSCSKYIKQYRKLSQFLDRGIVPYIRLVHVYIVQLPPRLHVNNQIQRHDGETVFPRLIWAYQTGEGLKIDVPADLQYQNNPFTAIRVRVRNPVGNTTEVGTRDDNRDGAVNLNGADNREAVSERRNTDYRDATEDLNANLFGGIDRLGRQRRGMILVEVCYRGSNLHILVRKGTPVSEFIRSREFGRKVFDKWNIPEDHLNNMILRHGDQVIETLEIDCTLRLTTGHLDLFIQQYQRTNN